A stretch of Ipomoea triloba cultivar NCNSP0323 chromosome 13, ASM357664v1 DNA encodes these proteins:
- the LOC116000986 gene encoding protein TRIGALACTOSYLDIACYLGLYCEROL 4, chloroplastic, translated as MRKLRWAMDAAGFWDLDLSTPVTLDGQARPVPGDPLPLGASRSPRLSMPRQVDFFQRFMAAPFVPSLVAGRGFLLQRALSLHIGENWFTTLLGQLNVQKLISSIRNKGPVHPSESSWLQTVRRHLSDKSLYALNLCSELLLTPEDILLVSLEAHGDVKTARKKAVFHHKFPQHDLTVEAAFPGLYTDQLGNYWDVPFALAFDLASVASESGISYHLLANHNTGSPKQCQGQQPAKEIPPSLLPGLCAKGAVSLKKSVDLWRSEAPLLKMVQPYDIFLSSPHISASGILGSVVSAYLGENSIRSQSEDAPPAFKNFSLRAQRANAALSADLFASFSLTAQHGNFQRLFLDLTRLHARLDIPSGSNFISGAVSVARDLYKSQIPITEAIQAVCPNVMLSFQQQIAGPFSLRVDSEIAIDFKDFRPRVKNPIFALEHSLQVLGSAKAVAWYSPNQQEFMVELRFFES; from the exons ATGAGGAAGCTGAGATGGGCAATGGACGCTGCAGGGTTTTGGGACTTGGATTTATCGACGCCGGTGACCCTCGACGGTCAGGCACGGCCGGTTCCGGGAGACCCGCTTCCCTTGGGAGCTTCTCGGAGTCCTCGGCTCTCCATGCCCAGACAAGTCGATTTCTTCCAGCGCTTCATGGCCGCTCCCTTTGTCCCTTCATTGGTCGCCGGCCGCGGCTTCTTGCTGCAGCGGGCGCTTTCTCTTCACATCGGTGAAAATTG GTTTACAACACTGCTTGGTCAGCTAAATGTGCAGAAACTTATCTCTTCTATTAGAAACAAAGGACCTGTACACCCATCAGAATCCTCGTGGCTTCAAACTGTTAGGAGACACCTTTCTGACAAATCGCTTTATGCCCTTAATCTTTGTTCAGAGCTTTTGTTAACACCAGAGGATATATTACTTGTTAGCTTAGAAGCGCATGGTGATGTTAAGACTGCTCGGAAGAAAGCAGTTTTTCACCACAAG TTTCCACAGCATGATCTTACTGTTGAGGCGGCTTTTCCTGGACTGTACACTGATCAGCTTGGAAATTATTGGGATGTACCATTTGCTCTTGCCTTTGATCTTGCGTCAGTTGCTTCTGAATCTGGTATAAGTTATCATCTATTAGCCAACCACAATACGGGTTCACCTAAACAGTGTCAAGGCCAGCAGCCTGCCAAAGAAATACCCCCTTCTTTGCTTCCGGGTTTATGTGCCAAAGGTGCGGTTTCCTTGAAGAAAAGTGTTGATCTCTGGAGAAGTGAAGCGCCTCTGTTGAAAATGGTGCAACCGTATGATATATTTTTGTCCAGCCCTCACATTTCTGCCTCAGGCATACTCG GCTCTGTTGTATCTGCATATCTAGGagagaattcaattagatcaCAAAGTGAAGACGCGCCACCAGCTTTCAAAAACTTTTCACTTCGAGCCCAAAGAGCAAATGCTGCTCTTTCAGCGGATCTATTTGCATCCTTCTCCCTGACTGCACAGCATGGAAATTTCCAAAGGCTCTTTCTGGATTTAACTCGGTTACATGCACGCCTTGATATCCCATCTGGGTCAAATTTTATTTCTGGTGCAGTTTCTGTGGCACGTGATCTTTACAAGTCTCAAATACCAATTACAGAAGCAATCCAAGCAGTTTGTCCCAATGTCATGCTTTCATTTCAGCAGCAG ATTGCCGGGCCTTTCAGCTTAAGAGTTGATTCAGAAATAGCAATCGATTTCAAGGACTTTCGTCCTAGAGTAAAGAATCCTATATTCGCACTCGAACACTCCTTGCAAGTTCTTGGGTCTGCCAAGGCTGTCGCTTGGTATTCGCCAAATCAACAAGAGTTCATGGTAGAACTTCGGTTTTTTGAGAGTTGA
- the LOC116002502 gene encoding uncharacterized protein LOC116002502 isoform X2, giving the protein MGFSAAVGLASLPNLAEAASSPSIPNLGCGESQHLHPTDLHFPTLALPSYKWRLLISYDGTRFSGWQYQPSIPTVQCVLEQALTKITKLERKDLNLVGAGRTDAGVHALGQVAHFITPFNYDTLDGIHKALNGLLPKDIRVREIGPAAPEFHARFSVVSKIYEYKVYNDAIMDPFQRLHAYHSIYKLNADAVRDAAKHFIGKHDFSAFANAARNERVRNPVKTISRFDVIETGPLLQLEVEGSGFLYRQVRNMVALLLQVGREAVPPDLVPKILESRDRKQLAKYTLSVPPHGLCLKAISYKEEHLHLPVGSPVTSFGMHHSIRTCKLPCF; this is encoded by the exons ATGGGTTTCTCGGCAGCTGTCGGGCTGGCTTCACTTCCAAATCTCGCGGAAGCTgcttcttctccttcaattcCG AATTTGGGCTGCGGAGAGAGTCAACATCTTCACCCAACCGACCTTCATTTCCCAACTCTTGCTCTTCCTTCTTACAAGTGGCGCTTACTCATTTCCTATGATGGAACCCGATTTTCAG GTTGGCAATATCAACCATCAATACCGACAGTACAGTGCGTTTTGGAACAGGCTTTAACTAAAATTACAAAACTAGAGCGCAAAGATCTTAACCTAGTTGGGGCAGGGAGAACGGATGCAGGAGTTCATGCCTTGGGTCAG GTAGCGCACTTTATTACGCCTTTTAACTATGACACCCTGGATGGCATCCACAAGGCACTAAATGGTCTGCTTCCTAAAGATATTAGAGTCAGGGAAATTGGCCCTGCAGCCCCTGAATTCCATGCTCGTTTTTCTGTCGTTAGTAAGATTTATGAGTACAAGGTCTATAATGACGCCATTATGGACCCCTTCCAGAGGCTCCATGCTTACCACAGTATTTATAAACTTAATGCTGACGCCGTTAGAGATGCTGCTAAGCATTTCATAGGAAAGCATGACTTCTCAGCCTTTGCCAATGCAGCACGGAATGAACGGGTGCGAAATCCAGTGAAGACCATCTCCCGCTTTGATGTGATTGAAACA GGGCCATTATTGCAGCTTGAAGTTGAAGGATCTGGTTTTCTTTATCGACAAGTTCGAAACATG GTGGCGTTGTTGCTTCAAGTGGGAAGGGAAGCAGTTCCACCCGATCTCGTTCCCAAGATTTTGGAATCTCGGGATAGAAAGCAACTTGCGAAGTATACATTGTCAGTTCCACCCCATGGTCTCTGTCTTAAGGCTATCAGTTATAAGGAAGAACATCTACACCTTCCAGTTGGTAGCCCAGTAACTAGTTTTGGCATGCATCATAGCATAAGAACATGCAAGCTTCCATGTTTTTGA
- the LOC116002502 gene encoding uncharacterized protein LOC116002502 isoform X1, with protein sequence MGFSAAVGLASLPNLAEAASSPSIPQNLGCGESQHLHPTDLHFPTLALPSYKWRLLISYDGTRFSGWQYQPSIPTVQCVLEQALTKITKLERKDLNLVGAGRTDAGVHALGQVAHFITPFNYDTLDGIHKALNGLLPKDIRVREIGPAAPEFHARFSVVSKIYEYKVYNDAIMDPFQRLHAYHSIYKLNADAVRDAAKHFIGKHDFSAFANAARNERVRNPVKTISRFDVIETGPLLQLEVEGSGFLYRQVRNMVALLLQVGREAVPPDLVPKILESRDRKQLAKYTLSVPPHGLCLKAISYKEEHLHLPVGSPVTSFGMHHSIRTCKLPCF encoded by the exons ATGGGTTTCTCGGCAGCTGTCGGGCTGGCTTCACTTCCAAATCTCGCGGAAGCTgcttcttctccttcaattcCG CAGAATTTGGGCTGCGGAGAGAGTCAACATCTTCACCCAACCGACCTTCATTTCCCAACTCTTGCTCTTCCTTCTTACAAGTGGCGCTTACTCATTTCCTATGATGGAACCCGATTTTCAG GTTGGCAATATCAACCATCAATACCGACAGTACAGTGCGTTTTGGAACAGGCTTTAACTAAAATTACAAAACTAGAGCGCAAAGATCTTAACCTAGTTGGGGCAGGGAGAACGGATGCAGGAGTTCATGCCTTGGGTCAG GTAGCGCACTTTATTACGCCTTTTAACTATGACACCCTGGATGGCATCCACAAGGCACTAAATGGTCTGCTTCCTAAAGATATTAGAGTCAGGGAAATTGGCCCTGCAGCCCCTGAATTCCATGCTCGTTTTTCTGTCGTTAGTAAGATTTATGAGTACAAGGTCTATAATGACGCCATTATGGACCCCTTCCAGAGGCTCCATGCTTACCACAGTATTTATAAACTTAATGCTGACGCCGTTAGAGATGCTGCTAAGCATTTCATAGGAAAGCATGACTTCTCAGCCTTTGCCAATGCAGCACGGAATGAACGGGTGCGAAATCCAGTGAAGACCATCTCCCGCTTTGATGTGATTGAAACA GGGCCATTATTGCAGCTTGAAGTTGAAGGATCTGGTTTTCTTTATCGACAAGTTCGAAACATG GTGGCGTTGTTGCTTCAAGTGGGAAGGGAAGCAGTTCCACCCGATCTCGTTCCCAAGATTTTGGAATCTCGGGATAGAAAGCAACTTGCGAAGTATACATTGTCAGTTCCACCCCATGGTCTCTGTCTTAAGGCTATCAGTTATAAGGAAGAACATCTACACCTTCCAGTTGGTAGCCCAGTAACTAGTTTTGGCATGCATCATAGCATAAGAACATGCAAGCTTCCATGTTTTTGA
- the LOC116002121 gene encoding uncharacterized protein LOC116002121 isoform X2, whose product MASKKIIAVCQSGGEFVTNKEDGSLTYTGGEAYALDLDDQTTLDDFKQELADTFQCVTNGMTIKYFLPGNKKTLITVSKDKDLKRMINFFQDSDQVDVFVMAEEAAVRNVSIMPASRSSRTTVSEADLTPPTPMDLINPNDQIVVDTPIDISPIGVFPTINDERHRRAAMQWENTITGVDQRFSSFAEFREALHKYSIAHGFTYKYKKNDSHRVTVKCKAEGCPWRIYASKLATTQLVCIKKMNANHTCEGAAVKAGYRATRGWVGKIIKDKLKVSPNYKPKDIATDIKREYGITLNYSQAWRAKEIAREQLQGSYKEAYTQIPQLCEKIIETNPGSLATFATKEDSSFHRLFIAFHASISGFQQGCRPLLFLDSTLLYAKYQGTLLAAIGADGNDGFFPVAFAVVDEETDDNWHWFLSELKPAVLTTQPITFVSDFQKGIRESLQDIFGKDCYHGYCLRYLAEKLNKDLKGQFSHEARRLMVQDLYAAAYASKLELFERCAESIKAISPEAYNWVIRSEPDHWANAFFGGARYDQLTCNFGQPFYDWVAEVNELPITQMVDVLRGKMMELMYTRRVESSQWVTKLTPCMEQKLQNEIVTARSLQVLLSHGSTFEVRSETVDSVDIDHWDCSCKGWQLNGMPCCHAIAVFECLGSSPYDYCSRYFTTECYRLTYAESINPVPNVEKPVNGEQQIIAVVTPPPNKRPPGRPKMKQADPMDIIKRQLQCSKCKGLGHNKKTCE is encoded by the exons ATGGCCTCCAAGAAAATCATTGCCGTGTGCCAATCGGGAGGGGAGTTTGTGACCAACAAAGAAGACGGCTCTTTGACGTACACCGGCGGCGAGGCCTACGCTCTAGACCTGGATGATCAGACGACTTTGGATGATTTTAAGCAGGAGCTTGCTGACACCTTCCAGTGTGTCACCAATGGGATGACTATAAAGTATTTTCTCCCCGGGAACAAGAAGACACTCATCACTGTGTCTAAAGATAAGGACCTCAAGCGCAtgatcaacttcttccaagacTCCGATCAAGTCGATGTCTTTGTAATGGCAGAAGAAGCTGCTGTTCGTAACGTATCCATCATGCCTGCCAGCAG GTCAAGCAGGACGACTGTGTCGGAGGCCGACCTGACTCCTCCCACACCTATGGATTTGATCAATCCTAATGATCAGATTGTTGTTGACACTCCCATTGATATCAGTCCCATTGGGGTCTTCCCTACCATCAATGACGAGAGGCATCGTAGGGCTGCTATGCAGTGGGAGAACACCATCACTGGTGTGGACCAAAGATTCAGTAGTTTTGCTGAATTTCGAGAGGCTTTGCACAAGTACTCAATTGCTCATGGATTCACttacaaatataagaaaaatgatAGCCATCGTGTCACTGTGAAATGCAAGGCGGAAGGTTGTCCTTGGCGTATATATGCATCAAAGTTGGCTACGACCCAGCTAGTATGTATTAAGAAAATGAATGCAAATCATACATGTGAAGGAGCTGCTGTAAAAGCTGGGTACCGAGCAACAAGGGGATGGGTTGGAAAAATCATAAAGGACAAGTTAAAAGTTTCTCCCAATTACAAGCCGAAAGATATTGCCACTGATATTAAGCGCGAGTATGGCATTACACTGAACTATTCTCAAGCATGGCGGGCGAAAGAGATTGCAAGAGAGCAGCTTCAGGGTTCTTATAAGGAAGCATACACTCAGATACCTCAATTATGTGAGAAAATAATAGAAACAAATCCTGGTAGTCTGGCAACATTTGCCACAAAGGAGGACTCCAGCTTTCACCGTTTGTTCATTGCATTTCATGCTTCGATATCTGGTTTTCAGCAGGGTTGCCgtcctcttcttttccttgaTAGCACTCTTCTTTATGCAAAATATCAAGGAACGCTATTGGCTGCAATAGGTGCAGATGGTAATGATGGTTTCTTTCCAGTAGCCTTTGCGGTTGTAGATGAGGAGACTGATGACAACTGGCATTGGTTTCTGTCGGAACTTAAACCCGCTGTCTTAACAACTCAACCTATAACATTTGTTTCTGATTTCCAAAAGGGTATTAGAGAGTCATTACAGGATATATTTGGTAAGGATTGTTACCATGGTTATTGTCTTCGATATCTGGCCGAGAAACTAAATAAGGATCTGAAAGGGCAGTTTTCACATGAAGCAAGACGACTTATGGTCCAAGATTTGTATGCTGCTGCTTATGCGTCAAAACTTGAGTTGTTTGAGCGCTGTGCCGAAAGCATAAAAGCTATCTCACCTGAAGCTTACAATTGGGTTATAAGAAGTGAGCCAGACCACTGGGCAAATGCGTTTTTTGGTGGGGCAAGGTATGACCAGTTGACTTGCAATTTTGGCCAACCTTTCTACGATTGGGTGGCAGAGGTGAACGAGTTGCCCATAACTCAAATGGTGGATGTTCTAAGAGGGAAGATGATGGAATTGATGTATACACGACGCGTTGAGTCCAGTCAGTGGGTTACAAAGTTGACTCCTTGTATGGAACAAAAGCTTCAGAATGAGATTGTAACAGCACGATCACTTCAGGTACTACTGTCACATGGGAGCACATTTGAAGTTCGGAGTGAAACTGTCGATTCGGTAGACATTGACCATTGGGATTGTAGTTGCAAAGGGTGGCAGCTTAACGGGATGCCTTGCTGTCATGCTATTGCTGTTTTTGAATGCCTCGGAAGCAGTCCATACGACTATTGCTCCAGATACTTCACAACCGAGTGTTACCGCTTGACATATGCAGAATCCATTAATCCTGTCCCGAATGTGGAGAAACCAGTAAACGGTGAACAGCAGATAATAGCTGTTGTAACTCCTCCACCAAATAAGCGCCCACCCGGTCGACCAAAGATGAAACAAGCTGACCCTATGGACATAATCAAACGACAGCTCCAGTGTAGCAAGTGCAAGGGTCTAGGCCACAATAAGAAGACTTGCGAGTAA
- the LOC116002121 gene encoding uncharacterized protein LOC116002121 isoform X1, producing the protein MASKKIIAVCQSGGEFVTNKEDGSLTYTGGEAYALDLDDQTTLDDFKQELADTFQCVTNGMTIKYFLPGNKKTLITVSKDKDLKRMINFFQDSDQVDVFVMAEEAAVRNVSIMPASRSSRTTVSEADLTPPTPMDLINPNDQIVVDTPIDISPIGVFPTINDERHRRAAMQWENTITGVDQRFSSFAEFREALHKYSIAHGFTYKYKKNDSHRVTVKCKAEGCPWRIYASKLATTQLVCIKKMNANHTCEGAAVKAGYRATRGWVGKIIKDKLKVSPNYKPKDIATDIKREYGITLNYSQAWRAKEIAREQLQGSYKEAYTQIPQLCEKIIETNPGSLATFATKEDSSFHRLFIAFHASISGFQQGCRPLLFLDSTLLYAKYQGTLLAAIGADGNDGFFPVAFAVVDEETDDNWHWFLSELKPAVLTTQPITFVSDFQKGIRESLQDIFGKDCYHGYCLRYLAEKLNKDLKGQFSHEARRLMVQDLYAAAYASKLELFERCAESIKAISPEAYNWVIRSEPDHWANAFFGGARYDQLTCNFGQPFYDWVAEVNELPITQMVDVLRGKMMELMYTRRVESSQWVTKLTPCMEQKLQNEIVTARSLQVLLSHGSTFEVRSETVDSVDIDHWDCSCKGWQLNGMPCCHAIAVFECLGSSPYDYCSRYFTTECYRLTYAESINPVPNVEKPVNGEQQIIAVVTPPPNKRPPGRPKMKQADPMDIIKRQLQCSKCKGLGHNKKTCEKVNRIEVAEQEQEQEQEEQPESLLLTGITTEEPEPEHEPDPPQVGA; encoded by the exons ATGGCCTCCAAGAAAATCATTGCCGTGTGCCAATCGGGAGGGGAGTTTGTGACCAACAAAGAAGACGGCTCTTTGACGTACACCGGCGGCGAGGCCTACGCTCTAGACCTGGATGATCAGACGACTTTGGATGATTTTAAGCAGGAGCTTGCTGACACCTTCCAGTGTGTCACCAATGGGATGACTATAAAGTATTTTCTCCCCGGGAACAAGAAGACACTCATCACTGTGTCTAAAGATAAGGACCTCAAGCGCAtgatcaacttcttccaagacTCCGATCAAGTCGATGTCTTTGTAATGGCAGAAGAAGCTGCTGTTCGTAACGTATCCATCATGCCTGCCAGCAG GTCAAGCAGGACGACTGTGTCGGAGGCCGACCTGACTCCTCCCACACCTATGGATTTGATCAATCCTAATGATCAGATTGTTGTTGACACTCCCATTGATATCAGTCCCATTGGGGTCTTCCCTACCATCAATGACGAGAGGCATCGTAGGGCTGCTATGCAGTGGGAGAACACCATCACTGGTGTGGACCAAAGATTCAGTAGTTTTGCTGAATTTCGAGAGGCTTTGCACAAGTACTCAATTGCTCATGGATTCACttacaaatataagaaaaatgatAGCCATCGTGTCACTGTGAAATGCAAGGCGGAAGGTTGTCCTTGGCGTATATATGCATCAAAGTTGGCTACGACCCAGCTAGTATGTATTAAGAAAATGAATGCAAATCATACATGTGAAGGAGCTGCTGTAAAAGCTGGGTACCGAGCAACAAGGGGATGGGTTGGAAAAATCATAAAGGACAAGTTAAAAGTTTCTCCCAATTACAAGCCGAAAGATATTGCCACTGATATTAAGCGCGAGTATGGCATTACACTGAACTATTCTCAAGCATGGCGGGCGAAAGAGATTGCAAGAGAGCAGCTTCAGGGTTCTTATAAGGAAGCATACACTCAGATACCTCAATTATGTGAGAAAATAATAGAAACAAATCCTGGTAGTCTGGCAACATTTGCCACAAAGGAGGACTCCAGCTTTCACCGTTTGTTCATTGCATTTCATGCTTCGATATCTGGTTTTCAGCAGGGTTGCCgtcctcttcttttccttgaTAGCACTCTTCTTTATGCAAAATATCAAGGAACGCTATTGGCTGCAATAGGTGCAGATGGTAATGATGGTTTCTTTCCAGTAGCCTTTGCGGTTGTAGATGAGGAGACTGATGACAACTGGCATTGGTTTCTGTCGGAACTTAAACCCGCTGTCTTAACAACTCAACCTATAACATTTGTTTCTGATTTCCAAAAGGGTATTAGAGAGTCATTACAGGATATATTTGGTAAGGATTGTTACCATGGTTATTGTCTTCGATATCTGGCCGAGAAACTAAATAAGGATCTGAAAGGGCAGTTTTCACATGAAGCAAGACGACTTATGGTCCAAGATTTGTATGCTGCTGCTTATGCGTCAAAACTTGAGTTGTTTGAGCGCTGTGCCGAAAGCATAAAAGCTATCTCACCTGAAGCTTACAATTGGGTTATAAGAAGTGAGCCAGACCACTGGGCAAATGCGTTTTTTGGTGGGGCAAGGTATGACCAGTTGACTTGCAATTTTGGCCAACCTTTCTACGATTGGGTGGCAGAGGTGAACGAGTTGCCCATAACTCAAATGGTGGATGTTCTAAGAGGGAAGATGATGGAATTGATGTATACACGACGCGTTGAGTCCAGTCAGTGGGTTACAAAGTTGACTCCTTGTATGGAACAAAAGCTTCAGAATGAGATTGTAACAGCACGATCACTTCAGGTACTACTGTCACATGGGAGCACATTTGAAGTTCGGAGTGAAACTGTCGATTCGGTAGACATTGACCATTGGGATTGTAGTTGCAAAGGGTGGCAGCTTAACGGGATGCCTTGCTGTCATGCTATTGCTGTTTTTGAATGCCTCGGAAGCAGTCCATACGACTATTGCTCCAGATACTTCACAACCGAGTGTTACCGCTTGACATATGCAGAATCCATTAATCCTGTCCCGAATGTGGAGAAACCAGTAAACGGTGAACAGCAGATAATAGCTGTTGTAACTCCTCCACCAAATAAGCGCCCACCCGGTCGACCAAAGATGAAACAAGCTGACCCTATGGACATAATCAAACGACAGCTCCAGTGTAGCAAGTGCAAGGGTCTAGGCCACAATAAGAAGACTTGCGA GAAGGTGAACAGGATTGAAGTGGCtgaacaagaacaagaacaagaacaagaagagCAACCAGAATCCCTACTTCTAACGGGGATTACAACAGAAGAACCCGAACCTGAACATGAACCCGACCCCCCCCAAGTAGGCGCATGA
- the LOC116002783 gene encoding ABA-inducible protein PHV A1-like, whose product MAPSSILRPLAVAIIIMLALAAVLTPAVGGKYHADDEDDELLEEAIESELKTVVDDAHRQKEAKDQSSESWTGWAKDKLSEGLGLKSTPHDGDTYDAAKNIKDKITDSASGAGQYAAGKAEEIKRAASDKAGEAKDRTYEASGDAKQKAAGAAEKAYNKMGEAKDKAAETAKQAYDKTGETKDNAKQKAAEKAGETKDRAYQTAQDAKNKAADTAEKAYEKTGEFKDKAYEKMEQSSDRRREAEEKTRQAAKDLGEKAAEKAKEAKDAAAGTAKKAGEQGSEKMGWAKEKAKEGYEAAKNKAGEAYESAKDTIASNLGSAKEKSREMKDNVVCSDKACNTKSKHRDEEL is encoded by the exons ATGGCGCCATCAAGCATTCTTAGGCCGTTGGCGGTGGCGATAATCATTATGTTGGCGTTGGCGGCGGTGTTGACGCCTGCCGTCGGAGGCAAATACCACGCTGACGACGAAGACGACGAGCTGTTGGAAGAGGCAATTGAATCAGAACTGAAGACGGTGGTGGATGATGCTCATCGGCAGAAGGAGGCGAAGGATCAGAGTTCGGAGTCGTGGACGGGATGGGCCAAGGATAAGCTCTCCGAGGGCCTAGGTCTCAAGTCTACCCCCCACGACGGCGACACCTACGACGCCGCCAAGAACATTAAGGACAAGATCACCGACTCTGCTTCCG GAGCAGGGCAGTATGCAGCGGGTAAAGCGGAGGAGATTAAGAGGGCAGCCAGCGACAAGGCCGGAGAGGCCAAGGACAGGACGTATGAGGCGTCGGGGGACGCCAAGCAAAAGGCCGCCGGCGCCGCGGAGAAAGCTTACAACAAGATGGGGGAGGCCAAGGACAAGGCGGCGGAGACGGCCAAGCAAGCCTACGACAAAACCGGCGAGACCAAGGACAACGCAAAACAAAAGGCGGCGGAGAAAGCCGGAGAGACAAAGGACAGGGCATACCAAACCGCCCAGGACGCAAAAAACAAGGCGGCGGATACCGCGGAGAAAGCATACGAGAAAACAGGGGAGTTCAAGGACAAAGCGTACGAGAAAATGGAGCAATCCTCGGATAGGAGACGAGAAGCCGAAGAAAAAACGCGGCAAGCCGCGAAGGACTTGGGAGAGAAGGCGGCGGAGAAAGCGAAGGAAGCGAAAGACGCGGCGGCGGGAACAGCGAAGAAAGCGGGAGAGCAAGGGAGCGAGAAGATGGGATGGGCGAAGGAGAAAGCCAAAGAAGGGTACGAGGCGGCGAAGAACAAAGCAGGGGAAGCCTACGAATCCGCTAAGGACACAATCGCATCAAACCTCGGATCCGCCAAGGAGAAGTCGCGAGAAATGAAGGACAACGTTGTTTGCAGCGACAAAGCATGTAACACCAAATCCAAACACCGCGACGAGGAGCTCTGA